A window of the Henckelia pumila isolate YLH828 chromosome 3, ASM3356847v2, whole genome shotgun sequence genome harbors these coding sequences:
- the LOC140886985 gene encoding uncharacterized protein isoform X2, protein MVSFAADSATTADASAAVTTTVEGSSLKLDSIPIVDIKLLSQSELYSLSLCCSSSFDPHRCDDVVIPKIDRSVFNESAGSRKQTYSRLRLAPPSSSPIPIRRRTPHLRTTAPNVVNINDNTDPENAENSHIITLLKELFYSDVNPDGLVPVKIDYSHSFDQLVPVKIDYSHSPLPAKLPSLPSSYASAVGNTSLKRKRGRPRKKELFENGLELPPVEVIGIKHNVEGFRVENETHVRENLDDRDREFVNVDGVAVDFVDLGRVEHPFWEEIMRRTQGLKSEEEFLGFLGGLDGQWGSRRKKRRIVDARQFGSPLPIGWKLLLSVKKRNGRAWLYCRRPSGQQFVSCKDVSSYLLALHGAQIANSAQETGIVPDADKLNSVAIADHPVQDDQRKENIVCFTSPPAFTLVSGSQEMQISIDPGNLPDDKVREILHCSKCNMPFTGKDELLQHQASLHRKNRNKIGMRITDGVIIKEGKYECQFCHKTFSERHRYNGHVGTHVRNQPKVAGESETHPEGEFLDPIVPVQDNFTDGSLESQRNNVAKNGYEVTNDGPSVCSPGNKDIVRVGDSEKVKRNMIGADEPSDIVVTTNPCSGTTVFGTHNESYSFCGASDHACFTGGVSEMIDGSSLQRSGRCSPLQFHDETRGVMNSVITNFASAENLKLDMASEISLFNSNNNAKSCDIDLRNVDACRTRNEHELSEHGSALNELVFDSFRSHGVQDKDIAVNEKQLSHFEKLTCENANISHMASTSASMVSKPIEDSTITMLAPYDGKACAEAHVPCSTGRSTVDETFCFGSSDKGSSVADDDVLNRHKQMQYGISSVIPYNSEVSNHEPSNPGVQNTSKSVLFALSGHENNCNAQNNYEISGRKNNVLDNDQNFGIGELSDPFRSTDTALNSKSVTGIEQCRNLEDCFGFSSATDTQLFLEDNIMRGFSGALEEHKQEQFEGILHGPSSVSEDFDNTYRGGSIYTAPPSRSKFSDVENIGKHELSLSFGNLETKQLADSYKGKSFGIESSVEETYGLQTPHITSQNSITSSAQKQGKSFGMDFLGSSFNTKKQGHDNFNMCHLGRDWNGPAGTSGQNIVVDFGNDCTQTPDSVKTGSPWRTGSSNVLQGGFGTASNLQDPSSKCFRNFDLTSDKGEEGSFGVNDSFDILDDATRPGKTVPVEYSFMDELSSDSVPGESKIFPYVDVGQGLDPSFWLGNENLMTNTDGGHLVTSICVWCRNVFYHEPSQTRMQQTGAIGSMCPSCSNRIPGQFNVL, encoded by the exons ATGGTCTCTTTCGCAGCCGATTCCGCCACCACCGCCGACGCCTCCGCCGCCGTCACCACCACTGTTGAAGGAAGTTCACTCAAATTGGATTCAATACCCATAGTGGATATTAAACTGCTCTCCCAATCGGAACTATATTCCCTCTCCCTCTGCTGTTCCTCATCCTTCGATCCCCACCGCTGCGACGATGTTGTTATCCCAAAGATTGATCGCTCCGTCTTCAATGAGTCCGCCGGCTCCCGCAAACAAACTTATTCCCGCCTCCGTCTCGCTCCTCCCTCCTCTTCCCCTATCCCTATTCGCCGCCGCACACCCCATCTCCGCACCACCGCGCCAAATGTGGTAAATATTAACGATAATACGGACCCAGAGAATGCCGAGAATTCTCACATAATCACTCTACTCAAGGAATTATTTTATTCCGATGTGAATCCTGATGGATTGGTTCCGGTTAAAATTGATTACTCACATTCCTTTGATCAATTAGTTCCGGTAAAAATAGATTATTCACATTCCCCACTCCCAGCAAAGTTGCCTTCATTGCCTTCTTCCTATGCTTCCGCTGTAGGCAACACAAGCCTTAAACGGAAGCGGGGCCGCCCAAGGAAGAAAGAATTGTTTGAGAATGGACTCGAGCTTCCACCCGTGGAGGTTATTGGTATCAAACACAACGTGGAAGGATTTCGTGTAGAGAATGAGACACACGTGCGGGAGAATTTAGATGATAGAGACAGGGAATTCGTGAACGTGGATGGAGTGGCAGTTGATTTTGTGGACTTGGGGAGGGTGGAACATCCCTTTTGGGAGGAAATTATGCGCAGGACCCAAGGATTGAAAAGCGAGGAGGAGTTTCTGGGGTTTTTGGGAGGATTGGATGGTCAGTGGGGTAGTAGGAGGAAGAAGAGGAGAATCGTGGATGCAAGGCAGTTTGGGAGTCCCCTGCCTATTGGTTGGAAGCTTTTACTCTCGGTCAAGAAGAGGAATGGCCGTGCATGGTTGTATTGCCGCCG CCCCAGCGGACAGCAGTTTGTTTCGTGCAAGGATGTTTCTTCGTATTTACTAGCTCTTCATGGTGCCCAAATTGCAAATTCTGCACAGGAGACTGGGATTGTTCCTGATGCTGATAAATTGAATTCCGTAGCT ATTGCTGACCATCCGGTTCAGGATGACCAAAGAAAGGAAAACATTGTTTGCTTTACGTCCCCACCTGCTTTTACTTTGGTGTCTGGTAGTCAAGAGATGCAAATCTCAATAGATCCTGGGAACTTGCCAGACGACAAAGTTAGAGAAATTTTACATTGCAGTAAGTGCAATATGCCTTTCACTGGGAAAGATGAATTATTGCAGCACCAAGCATCTCTTCACCGGAAGAACAGAAACAAGATTGGAATGCGAATTACTGATGGGGTGATTATTAAGGAAGGAAAATATGAATGCCAATTTTGTCACAAGACTTTTAGTGAAAGGCATCGGTACAATGGTCATGTGGGGACGCATGTGAGAAACCAACCGAAGGTTGCTGGAGAATCAGAAACTCATCCCGAGGGAGAGTTTCTTGATCCCATAGTTCCTGTTCAGGATAATTTCACGGATGGATCTTTAGAATCTCAAAGAAATAATGTTGCAAAAAATGGTTATGAAGTCACTAATGATGGGCCGAGTGTTTGTTCACCTGGCAATAAGGATATCGTGCGCGTTGGAGATTCAGAGAAGGTTAAGAGGAATATGATTGGAGCTGATGAACCTAGTGATATAGTTGTTACAACAAACCCATGCTCTGGTACCACTGTTTTTGGTACTCACAATGAAAGCTACAGTTTCTGTGGAGCTTCAGATCATGCATGTTTCACCGGTGGTGTTTCCGAGATGATTGATGGCTCCAGTTTGCAGAGGTCTGGAAGATGTTCACCTTTGCAGTTCCATGATGAAACTCGTGGTGTTATGAACAGCGTCATTACGAATTTTGCTTCGGCAGAGAATCTCAAACTAGATATGGCCTCTGAAATTAGTTTGTTCAACTCAAATAATAATGCTAAATCATGTGATATTGATTTACGGAATGTGGATGCCTGTCGGACAAGGAATGAACATGAACTTAGTGAACATGGTAGTGCACTTAATGAGTTGGTATTCGACTCTTTTAGAAGTCATGGTGTGCAGGACAAAGATATTGCTGTCAATGAAAAACAGCTCTCTCATTTTGAAAAGTTAACATGTGAGAATGCCAACATCAGTCATATGGCATCGACTTCGGCATCAATGGTGTCTAAACCAATTGAGGATTCTACTATTACCATGCTAGCACCATATGATGGCAAAGCATGTGCTGAAGCCCATGTTCCCTGCTCGACAGGTAGAAGCACAGTTGATGAAACGTTTTGTTTTGGTTCCAGTGATAAAGGCAGTTCTGTAGCAGATGATGATGTTCTGAATAGGCACAAGCAAATGCAATATGGAATCAGTTCTGTGATTCCATACAATAGTGAGGTGTCTAATCATGAACCGTCAAATCCTGGAGTGCAGAACACTTCTAAAAGTGTGTTATTTGCTTTATCTGGTCATGAAAATAACTGTAATGCTCAAAATAACTATGAAATTTCTGGGCGAAAGAATAATGTACTAGACAACGACCAAAATTTTGGAATCGGTGAATTGAGTGACCCTTTCAGGAGCACTGATACCGCTTTAAATTCGAAGTCTGTGACTGGAATTGAACAGTGTAGAAACCTTGAAGATTGCTTTGGCTTTTCATCGGCTACTGATACGCAACTCTTCTTGGAAGATAATATAATGAGGGGATTCAGTGGTGCATTGGAAGAGCACAAACAGGAACAATTTGAAGGTATATTACATGGTCCATCCAGTGTTTCAGAAGATTTTGACAACACATATAGAGGTGGCAGCATTTACACTGCTCCTCCAAGTCGGTCTAAATTCAGTGACGTCGAAAACATTGGAAAGCATGAGCTAAGTCTCTCTTTCGGCAATCTTGAGACGAAACAGCTGGCAGATTCATATAAGGGAAAGAGTTTTGGCATTGAATCTTCTGTCGAGGAAACATATGGTCTTCAAACACCACACATTACTTCCCAAAATAGTATTACATCTAGTGCTCAGAAACAAGGAAAATCTTTTGGCATGGACTTCCTTGGTTCATCCTTCAACACAAAAAAACAGGGACATGATAATTTTAACATGTGCCACTTAGGACGGGACTGGAATGGACCTGCAGGAACTTCTGGTCAAAACATTGTTGTTGATTTTGGAAATGACTGCACACAGACTCCTGATTCTGTTAAAACTGGTAGCCCATGGAGAACTGGCAGTAGTAATGTGCTTCAGGGTGGTTTTGGTACTGCTTCAAATTTGCAAGATCCGTCATCAAAATGTTTTCGTAATTTTGACCTAACATCAGATAAG GGTGAAGAAGGTTCATTTGGAGTGAATGATTCCTTTGATATTCTTGATGATGCTACAAGGCCAGGCAAAACTGTGCCTGTGGAATATAGCTTTATGGATGAGCTAAGTTCAGATTCTGTTCCTGGAGAATCCAAGATTTTCCCTTATGTAGATGTGGGACAAGGATTAGATCCTTCATTTTGGCTTGGAAACGAGAATTTGATGACCAATACAGATGGTGGCCATCTGGTCACATCCATTTGCGTGTGGTGCAGAAATGTGTTCTATCACGAACCATCCCAAACAAGAATGCAACAAACGGGTGCTATAGGTTCAATGTGTCCATCTTGTAGTAATAGAATTCCTGGTCAGTTTAATGTGCTTTAG
- the LOC140886985 gene encoding uncharacterized protein isoform X1 → MVSFAADSATTADASAAVTTTVEGSSLKLDSIPIVDIKLLSQSELYSLSLCCSSSFDPHRCDDVVIPKIDRSVFNESAGSRKQTYSRLRLAPPSSSPIPIRRRTPHLRTTAPNVVNINDNTDPENAENSHIITLLKELFYSDVNPDGLVPVKIDYSHSFDQLVPVKIDYSHSPLPAKLPSLPSSYASAVGNTSLKRKRGRPRKKELFENGLELPPVEVIGIKHNVEGFRVENETHVRENLDDRDREFVNVDGVAVDFVDLGRVEHPFWEEIMRRTQGLKSEEEFLGFLGGLDGQWGSRRKKRRIVDARQFGSPLPIGWKLLLSVKKRNGRAWLYCRRYISPSGQQFVSCKDVSSYLLALHGAQIANSAQETGIVPDADKLNSVAIADHPVQDDQRKENIVCFTSPPAFTLVSGSQEMQISIDPGNLPDDKVREILHCSKCNMPFTGKDELLQHQASLHRKNRNKIGMRITDGVIIKEGKYECQFCHKTFSERHRYNGHVGTHVRNQPKVAGESETHPEGEFLDPIVPVQDNFTDGSLESQRNNVAKNGYEVTNDGPSVCSPGNKDIVRVGDSEKVKRNMIGADEPSDIVVTTNPCSGTTVFGTHNESYSFCGASDHACFTGGVSEMIDGSSLQRSGRCSPLQFHDETRGVMNSVITNFASAENLKLDMASEISLFNSNNNAKSCDIDLRNVDACRTRNEHELSEHGSALNELVFDSFRSHGVQDKDIAVNEKQLSHFEKLTCENANISHMASTSASMVSKPIEDSTITMLAPYDGKACAEAHVPCSTGRSTVDETFCFGSSDKGSSVADDDVLNRHKQMQYGISSVIPYNSEVSNHEPSNPGVQNTSKSVLFALSGHENNCNAQNNYEISGRKNNVLDNDQNFGIGELSDPFRSTDTALNSKSVTGIEQCRNLEDCFGFSSATDTQLFLEDNIMRGFSGALEEHKQEQFEGILHGPSSVSEDFDNTYRGGSIYTAPPSRSKFSDVENIGKHELSLSFGNLETKQLADSYKGKSFGIESSVEETYGLQTPHITSQNSITSSAQKQGKSFGMDFLGSSFNTKKQGHDNFNMCHLGRDWNGPAGTSGQNIVVDFGNDCTQTPDSVKTGSPWRTGSSNVLQGGFGTASNLQDPSSKCFRNFDLTSDKGEEGSFGVNDSFDILDDATRPGKTVPVEYSFMDELSSDSVPGESKIFPYVDVGQGLDPSFWLGNENLMTNTDGGHLVTSICVWCRNVFYHEPSQTRMQQTGAIGSMCPSCSNRIPGQFNVL, encoded by the exons ATGGTCTCTTTCGCAGCCGATTCCGCCACCACCGCCGACGCCTCCGCCGCCGTCACCACCACTGTTGAAGGAAGTTCACTCAAATTGGATTCAATACCCATAGTGGATATTAAACTGCTCTCCCAATCGGAACTATATTCCCTCTCCCTCTGCTGTTCCTCATCCTTCGATCCCCACCGCTGCGACGATGTTGTTATCCCAAAGATTGATCGCTCCGTCTTCAATGAGTCCGCCGGCTCCCGCAAACAAACTTATTCCCGCCTCCGTCTCGCTCCTCCCTCCTCTTCCCCTATCCCTATTCGCCGCCGCACACCCCATCTCCGCACCACCGCGCCAAATGTGGTAAATATTAACGATAATACGGACCCAGAGAATGCCGAGAATTCTCACATAATCACTCTACTCAAGGAATTATTTTATTCCGATGTGAATCCTGATGGATTGGTTCCGGTTAAAATTGATTACTCACATTCCTTTGATCAATTAGTTCCGGTAAAAATAGATTATTCACATTCCCCACTCCCAGCAAAGTTGCCTTCATTGCCTTCTTCCTATGCTTCCGCTGTAGGCAACACAAGCCTTAAACGGAAGCGGGGCCGCCCAAGGAAGAAAGAATTGTTTGAGAATGGACTCGAGCTTCCACCCGTGGAGGTTATTGGTATCAAACACAACGTGGAAGGATTTCGTGTAGAGAATGAGACACACGTGCGGGAGAATTTAGATGATAGAGACAGGGAATTCGTGAACGTGGATGGAGTGGCAGTTGATTTTGTGGACTTGGGGAGGGTGGAACATCCCTTTTGGGAGGAAATTATGCGCAGGACCCAAGGATTGAAAAGCGAGGAGGAGTTTCTGGGGTTTTTGGGAGGATTGGATGGTCAGTGGGGTAGTAGGAGGAAGAAGAGGAGAATCGTGGATGCAAGGCAGTTTGGGAGTCCCCTGCCTATTGGTTGGAAGCTTTTACTCTCGGTCAAGAAGAGGAATGGCCGTGCATGGTTGTATTGCCGCCGGTACATAAG CCCCAGCGGACAGCAGTTTGTTTCGTGCAAGGATGTTTCTTCGTATTTACTAGCTCTTCATGGTGCCCAAATTGCAAATTCTGCACAGGAGACTGGGATTGTTCCTGATGCTGATAAATTGAATTCCGTAGCT ATTGCTGACCATCCGGTTCAGGATGACCAAAGAAAGGAAAACATTGTTTGCTTTACGTCCCCACCTGCTTTTACTTTGGTGTCTGGTAGTCAAGAGATGCAAATCTCAATAGATCCTGGGAACTTGCCAGACGACAAAGTTAGAGAAATTTTACATTGCAGTAAGTGCAATATGCCTTTCACTGGGAAAGATGAATTATTGCAGCACCAAGCATCTCTTCACCGGAAGAACAGAAACAAGATTGGAATGCGAATTACTGATGGGGTGATTATTAAGGAAGGAAAATATGAATGCCAATTTTGTCACAAGACTTTTAGTGAAAGGCATCGGTACAATGGTCATGTGGGGACGCATGTGAGAAACCAACCGAAGGTTGCTGGAGAATCAGAAACTCATCCCGAGGGAGAGTTTCTTGATCCCATAGTTCCTGTTCAGGATAATTTCACGGATGGATCTTTAGAATCTCAAAGAAATAATGTTGCAAAAAATGGTTATGAAGTCACTAATGATGGGCCGAGTGTTTGTTCACCTGGCAATAAGGATATCGTGCGCGTTGGAGATTCAGAGAAGGTTAAGAGGAATATGATTGGAGCTGATGAACCTAGTGATATAGTTGTTACAACAAACCCATGCTCTGGTACCACTGTTTTTGGTACTCACAATGAAAGCTACAGTTTCTGTGGAGCTTCAGATCATGCATGTTTCACCGGTGGTGTTTCCGAGATGATTGATGGCTCCAGTTTGCAGAGGTCTGGAAGATGTTCACCTTTGCAGTTCCATGATGAAACTCGTGGTGTTATGAACAGCGTCATTACGAATTTTGCTTCGGCAGAGAATCTCAAACTAGATATGGCCTCTGAAATTAGTTTGTTCAACTCAAATAATAATGCTAAATCATGTGATATTGATTTACGGAATGTGGATGCCTGTCGGACAAGGAATGAACATGAACTTAGTGAACATGGTAGTGCACTTAATGAGTTGGTATTCGACTCTTTTAGAAGTCATGGTGTGCAGGACAAAGATATTGCTGTCAATGAAAAACAGCTCTCTCATTTTGAAAAGTTAACATGTGAGAATGCCAACATCAGTCATATGGCATCGACTTCGGCATCAATGGTGTCTAAACCAATTGAGGATTCTACTATTACCATGCTAGCACCATATGATGGCAAAGCATGTGCTGAAGCCCATGTTCCCTGCTCGACAGGTAGAAGCACAGTTGATGAAACGTTTTGTTTTGGTTCCAGTGATAAAGGCAGTTCTGTAGCAGATGATGATGTTCTGAATAGGCACAAGCAAATGCAATATGGAATCAGTTCTGTGATTCCATACAATAGTGAGGTGTCTAATCATGAACCGTCAAATCCTGGAGTGCAGAACACTTCTAAAAGTGTGTTATTTGCTTTATCTGGTCATGAAAATAACTGTAATGCTCAAAATAACTATGAAATTTCTGGGCGAAAGAATAATGTACTAGACAACGACCAAAATTTTGGAATCGGTGAATTGAGTGACCCTTTCAGGAGCACTGATACCGCTTTAAATTCGAAGTCTGTGACTGGAATTGAACAGTGTAGAAACCTTGAAGATTGCTTTGGCTTTTCATCGGCTACTGATACGCAACTCTTCTTGGAAGATAATATAATGAGGGGATTCAGTGGTGCATTGGAAGAGCACAAACAGGAACAATTTGAAGGTATATTACATGGTCCATCCAGTGTTTCAGAAGATTTTGACAACACATATAGAGGTGGCAGCATTTACACTGCTCCTCCAAGTCGGTCTAAATTCAGTGACGTCGAAAACATTGGAAAGCATGAGCTAAGTCTCTCTTTCGGCAATCTTGAGACGAAACAGCTGGCAGATTCATATAAGGGAAAGAGTTTTGGCATTGAATCTTCTGTCGAGGAAACATATGGTCTTCAAACACCACACATTACTTCCCAAAATAGTATTACATCTAGTGCTCAGAAACAAGGAAAATCTTTTGGCATGGACTTCCTTGGTTCATCCTTCAACACAAAAAAACAGGGACATGATAATTTTAACATGTGCCACTTAGGACGGGACTGGAATGGACCTGCAGGAACTTCTGGTCAAAACATTGTTGTTGATTTTGGAAATGACTGCACACAGACTCCTGATTCTGTTAAAACTGGTAGCCCATGGAGAACTGGCAGTAGTAATGTGCTTCAGGGTGGTTTTGGTACTGCTTCAAATTTGCAAGATCCGTCATCAAAATGTTTTCGTAATTTTGACCTAACATCAGATAAG GGTGAAGAAGGTTCATTTGGAGTGAATGATTCCTTTGATATTCTTGATGATGCTACAAGGCCAGGCAAAACTGTGCCTGTGGAATATAGCTTTATGGATGAGCTAAGTTCAGATTCTGTTCCTGGAGAATCCAAGATTTTCCCTTATGTAGATGTGGGACAAGGATTAGATCCTTCATTTTGGCTTGGAAACGAGAATTTGATGACCAATACAGATGGTGGCCATCTGGTCACATCCATTTGCGTGTGGTGCAGAAATGTGTTCTATCACGAACCATCCCAAACAAGAATGCAACAAACGGGTGCTATAGGTTCAATGTGTCCATCTTGTAGTAATAGAATTCCTGGTCAGTTTAATGTGCTTTAG
- the LOC140891247 gene encoding adenine nucleotide transporter BT1, chloroplastic/mitochondrial-like: MDGRRLMGAERIGDEGLPANSGIGFLWCPQDEKYNLGGLFASVGQMGIGFGLSPNSPNSTDRFKVLPSSFFCKNVPPEPGLLVGSMPELEVGEALEVEEEGVLLKKKNRKQGLRLKLTIRNPSLRRLISGAIAGAVSRTTVAPLETIRTHLMVGTCGHSMAEVFRDIMKHEGWQGLFRGNLVNVIRVAPSKAIELFAYDTVKNHLTPKPGEQPKIHVPISLIAGAMAGISSTICTYPLELLKTRLTIQRGAYKNLMDAFVKIVREEGPAELYRGLTPSIIGVIPYAATNYFAYDALRKAYKKVFDKDEIENIATLLIGSAAGAISSTATFPLEVARKHMQAGALNGRQYRNMLHALISILKHEGVEGLYRGLGPSCMKLVPAAGISFMCYEACKKILVEDEDR, translated from the exons ATGGATGGAAGAAGATTAATGGGTGCTGAAAGAATTGGAGATGAGGGGTTGCCGGCAAATTCCGGAATAGGGTTCTTGTGGTGTCCTCAAGATGAAAAATATAATCTTGGAGGACTATTTGCAAGTGTGGGGCAGATGGGAATTGGCTTTGGCTTGTCACCTAACTCTCCTAATTCCACCGATCGTTTTAAGGTTCTACCCTCGAGCTTTTTCTGTAAAAACGTGCCACCCGAACCCGGCCTACTTGTGGGCAGCATGCCGGAGTTGGAGGTTGGAGAAGCATTGGAAGTGGAGGAGGAAGGTGTGTTGCTGAAGAAAAAGAATAGGAAACAGGGTCTTAGGTTGAAATTAACGATAAGAAATCCGTCTCTGAGGAGGTTGATCAGCGGGGCGATTGCTGGTGCTGTGTCCCGGACAACGGTTGCGCCTTTGGAGACGATTAGGACTCATTTGATGGTCGGGACTTGTGGCCATTCAATGGCTGAAGTGTTTCGGGATATCATGAAGCATGAAGGATGGCAGGGGTTGTTTAGAGGCAATCTGGTTAATGTGATTCGGGTTGCACCAAGCAAAGCGATAGAG TTATTCGCGTATGATACGGTAAAGAACCATTTGACTCCTAAACCTGGAGAACAACCCAAAATACACGTACCCATTTCTCTAATTGCCGGTGCTATGGCTGGAATCAGCTCTACCATATGTACCTATCCACTTGAGCTGCTCAAAACTCGATTAACCATTCAG AGAGGTGCATACAAAAATCTCATGGATGCTTTCGTGAAAATAGTGCGGGAGGAGGGACCTGCTGAGCTTTATAGAGGTCTTACACCGAGTATAATAGGAGTAATTCCATATGCTGCCACGAATTATTTTGCTTATGACGCATTAAGAAAAGCTTACAAGAAGGTTTTTGACAAGGATGAAATCGAAAATATTGCCACGCTCTTGATAGGATCAGCTGCTGGTGCAATTTCGAGCACTGCAACTTTTCCTCTTGAAGTAGCTCGGAAACATATGCAAGCTGGCGCGCTCAATGGTAGACAGTACAGAAATATGCTTCATGCCCTGATAAGTATACTCAAACACGAAGGAGTAGAGGGCCTTTATCGAGGGTTGGGTCCGAGCTGCATGAAATTAGTCCCTGCCGCAGGAATTTCTTTCATGTGCTACGAGGCGtgcaagaaaattttagttgaAGATGAAGATCGGTAG
- the LOC140888393 gene encoding uncharacterized protein At1g15400-like translates to MTGLQRSGTSFRRQGSSGLVWDDQKYFSGELQKIAKIQNSQHDQDVKSVVVICVNTHNTYRVTTTIKEVPAISEPPSPRLSGCGLCPIFERAKLHSNKQRKSNKF, encoded by the coding sequence ATGACAGGTTTGCAAAGATCAGGAACATCATTTAGAAGGCAAGGGTCTTCTGGGTTAGTTTGGGATGACCAAAAGTACTTCTCCGGCGAGCTCCAAAAAATAGCGAAAATCCAAAACTCGCAACATGACCAAGACGTAAAATCCGTTGTTGTGATATGCGTAAACACACACAACACATATCGCGTGACAACTACAATCAAGGAGGTCCCAGCCATAAGCGAACCACCTTCTCCTAGGCTCTCGGGTTGCGGCTTGTGCCCGATTTTCGAGCGGGCCAAGTTACACTCCAATAAACAGCGTAAATCGaacaagttttaa